A region of Pseudomonas sp. Marseille-Q3773 DNA encodes the following proteins:
- the recD gene encoding exodeoxyribonuclease V subunit alpha, which produces MSRSLVDLLPTPLHAEHLLALKPQHDSADLLQLLDRWVERGWLRALDRAFVSFLEERAPGSDPLLLLAAALASHQLGHGHVCLDLQQTLAEPDFALSLPPEGDALTGPLLLPSQLLANLDLHAWRQRIAASALVAAGDTPGQQARPLVLSGERLYLRRYWNYERRIDHILRQRLTQAEAAPADLPARLAQLFDGGAPAGQVDWQKLACALATRAGFSIITGGPGTGKTTTVVRLLALLQAPAVEQGRPLRIRLAAPTGKAAARLTESIGQQVERLQVSAEVRGQIPTEVSTVHRLLGSRPGSRHFRHHAGNPLPLDVLVVDEASMIDLEMMANLLDALPPRARLVLLGDKDQLASVEAGAVLGDLCRDAEDGCYSPATQAWLEQVGGEPLADSGLKTGDEQRHPLAQQVVMLRFSRRFGEGSGIGQLARLVNRPDAHAARNLLAMPPADVHSLALKQAHDRAFDRLLLDGLDRGSDGPQGYRSYLRTLGRYRPAFDTAVDDPAWEQWAGKVLHSFEDFQLLCAVRRGAWGVEGLNERVEQVLHNAGLIDNQQPWYEGRPVLVTRNDYGLGLMNGDIGIALRLPDEHGEPLLRVAFPRNDGSGGVRFVLPSRLNEVETVFAMTVHKSQGSEFGHTALVLPEALNPVLTKELVYTGITRAKHCFSLVEPRQGVFEEAVARKVRRISGLMLEQV; this is translated from the coding sequence ATGAGCCGAAGCCTCGTCGATCTGTTGCCCACCCCGCTGCATGCCGAGCACTTGCTGGCGCTGAAGCCGCAGCACGACAGCGCCGACCTGCTGCAACTGCTTGACCGTTGGGTGGAGCGCGGCTGGTTGCGGGCCCTGGACCGCGCGTTCGTGTCGTTCCTCGAAGAGCGCGCCCCCGGCAGCGACCCCTTGCTGTTGCTGGCCGCTGCCCTGGCCAGCCATCAGCTGGGCCATGGCCATGTCTGCCTCGACTTGCAGCAGACCCTGGCAGAACCCGACTTCGCCCTGTCGTTGCCGCCCGAAGGCGATGCCCTGACCGGCCCCTTGCTGCTGCCCTCGCAATTGCTGGCCAACCTCGACCTGCACGCCTGGCGCCAACGGATTGCCGCCAGCGCGCTGGTGGCTGCCGGCGATACCCCAGGGCAGCAAGCGCGGCCGCTGGTGCTCAGCGGCGAGCGCCTGTACCTGCGCCGTTACTGGAACTACGAGCGGCGCATCGACCATATCCTGCGTCAGCGCCTGACCCAGGCCGAAGCAGCACCGGCCGACCTGCCGGCGCGTCTGGCGCAACTGTTCGACGGGGGAGCGCCAGCGGGGCAGGTCGACTGGCAGAAGCTCGCCTGCGCCCTGGCCACCCGCGCCGGCTTCAGCATCATCACTGGTGGCCCCGGTACCGGCAAGACGACCACCGTGGTACGCCTGTTGGCCTTGCTGCAGGCGCCGGCGGTGGAGCAGGGCAGGCCACTGCGCATTCGCCTGGCCGCGCCGACCGGCAAGGCGGCCGCACGCCTGACCGAATCCATCGGCCAGCAAGTCGAACGCCTCCAGGTCAGCGCCGAGGTACGCGGGCAGATCCCTACCGAGGTCAGCACCGTGCACCGTCTGCTCGGCAGCCGACCCGGCTCGCGACACTTCCGCCACCATGCCGGCAACCCGCTGCCCCTGGACGTGCTGGTGGTCGACGAAGCCTCGATGATCGACCTGGAAATGATGGCCAACCTGCTCGATGCCCTGCCGCCACGGGCACGCCTGGTGCTGCTGGGTGACAAGGACCAACTGGCTTCGGTCGAAGCCGGCGCGGTACTGGGCGACCTGTGTCGTGACGCCGAAGACGGCTGTTACTCGCCGGCGACCCAGGCATGGCTGGAACAGGTCGGTGGCGAGCCGCTGGCCGACAGCGGCCTCAAGACCGGTGACGAGCAGCGCCACCCGCTGGCCCAGCAGGTGGTGATGTTGCGCTTCTCGCGGCGTTTCGGCGAGGGCAGCGGCATCGGCCAGCTGGCCCGGCTGGTCAACCGCCCGGACGCGCACGCGGCGCGTAACCTGCTGGCCATGCCGCCAGCCGACGTGCACAGCCTGGCCCTGAAGCAGGCGCACGACCGCGCCTTCGACCGCCTGCTGCTCGACGGCCTCGACCGCGGCAGCGATGGCCCACAGGGCTACCGCAGTTATCTACGTACCCTCGGACGCTACCGTCCGGCGTTCGATACCGCTGTTGATGACCCTGCATGGGAGCAGTGGGCAGGCAAAGTGCTGCACAGCTTCGAGGACTTCCAGCTACTGTGTGCGGTACGCCGCGGGGCCTGGGGCGTCGAAGGTCTCAACGAGCGAGTGGAGCAGGTGCTGCACAATGCCGGGTTGATCGACAACCAGCAGCCTTGGTACGAAGGGCGCCCGGTGCTGGTGACGCGCAACGATTACGGCCTGGGCCTGATGAACGGTGACATCGGCATCGCGTTGCGCCTGCCGGACGAGCACGGTGAGCCCCTGCTGCGCGTGGCATTTCCACGCAACGACGGCAGTGGCGGGGTACGTTTCGTCCTGCCCAGCCGGTTGAACGAGGTGGAAACGGTATTCGCCATGACCGTGCACAAGTCGCAGGGCTCGGAATTCGGTCACACCGCCCTGGTGCTGCCGGAAGCGCTGAACCCGGTGCTGACCAAGGAGCTGGTATACACCGGGATTACCCGCGCCAAGCACTGCTTCAGCCTGGTCGAACCCCGCCAGGGCGTTTTCGAAGAAGCGGTGGCACGCAAGGTTCGGCGCATTTCCGGGTTGATGCTCGAACAGGTCTGA
- a CDS encoding diguanylate cyclase — MKPVHKRGARPTLRSVLGRGHLSVALLAVGLAGVALTLLGVLALRVYANHNLHLIARSISYTVEAAVVFDDNAAANEALALIASAEEVAEARIFDNEGQQLAHWLRSDSGLIAQLERQVASALLDEPVNLPIAHQQRQVGRIELVGQGRSLLLFLLSGLAGILFCTLLSALAAQHLSRRLLGDIVRPLRSLASVAHAARRERSFDRRVPEAAIAELNELGNDFNALLDELEVWHSHLQNENQTLAHQASHDSLTGLPNRAFFEGRLARSLRNAERQQEHLALLFLDSDHFKQINDTLGHAVGDEVLISVADRVRAQLREHDLVARLGGDEFAVLLTPLHSRQDAERVAEKIVASMKLPVQLDSGRSIATSVSVGIAYYPDDGSDPGSLLNAADAAMYQAKRNRRGHWHVAQMEINKQELNP, encoded by the coding sequence ATGAAACCGGTGCACAAGCGCGGCGCACGCCCGACCCTGCGCTCGGTGCTCGGCCGTGGCCACCTGAGCGTCGCATTGCTCGCCGTCGGCCTGGCGGGTGTTGCCCTGACCCTGCTGGGCGTGCTCGCCCTGCGCGTCTACGCCAACCACAACCTGCACCTGATCGCCCGCTCGATCAGTTACACCGTGGAAGCGGCAGTGGTGTTTGACGATAACGCTGCGGCCAACGAAGCGCTGGCGCTGATTGCCAGCGCCGAGGAGGTGGCCGAAGCCAGGATATTCGACAACGAAGGCCAGCAACTGGCGCATTGGCTGCGCAGCGACAGCGGCCTGATCGCGCAGCTGGAAAGGCAGGTTGCCAGCGCCTTGCTGGATGAACCGGTCAACCTGCCGATCGCCCACCAGCAACGGCAGGTCGGGCGCATCGAACTGGTCGGCCAGGGGCGTAGCCTGCTGCTGTTCCTGCTCAGTGGGTTGGCCGGCATCCTGTTCTGTACGCTGCTCAGCGCCTTGGCTGCGCAACACCTGTCGCGCCGTTTGCTCGGTGATATCGTCCGCCCGCTGCGCAGCCTGGCCAGTGTCGCCCATGCTGCCCGCCGCGAGCGCAGCTTCGACCGGCGCGTACCGGAAGCGGCGATTGCCGAGCTCAACGAACTGGGCAACGACTTCAATGCGCTGCTGGACGAGCTGGAGGTGTGGCACAGCCACCTGCAGAACGAAAACCAGACGCTGGCCCACCAGGCCAGCCATGACAGTTTGACCGGCCTGCCCAACCGTGCCTTTTTCGAGGGGCGCCTGGCCCGCAGCCTGCGCAATGCCGAACGACAGCAGGAGCACCTGGCGCTGCTGTTTCTCGACAGTGATCACTTCAAGCAGATCAACGACACCCTCGGCCATGCCGTGGGCGACGAAGTGCTGATCAGCGTGGCCGACCGCGTGCGCGCCCAGCTGCGTGAGCACGACCTGGTGGCGCGCCTGGGTGGCGACGAGTTCGCCGTGTTGCTGACGCCTTTGCATTCGCGCCAGGATGCCGAGCGCGTTGCCGAGAAGATCGTTGCCAGCATGAAGCTGCCGGTGCAACTGGACAGTGGCCGTAGTATCGCCACCTCGGTGAGTGTCGGTATCGCCTATTACCCGGATGACGGCAGCGATCCTGGCAGTCTTCTGAATGCTGCCGACGCGGCGATGTACCAGGCCAAGCGCAATCGCCGCGGGCACTGGCACGTCGCACAGATGGAAATCAACAAACAGGAGTTGAACCCGTGA
- the recC gene encoding exodeoxyribonuclease V subunit gamma: MPSTTHLHPGFMIVHGNRLDDLRSLVVSWMRRYPLAPLENEIALVQSNGIAQWLKLALAEDPLEDDLGGCGIAAAIDVQLPGSFMWQLYRSVLGRDEIPQVSLLDKAPLTWRLMRLLPALIERPHFEPLRRFLTDDSDLRKRYQLAERLADLFDQYQVYRADWLKDWAAGEHFLNTARGERKPLPPGNRWQAELWRALLEDVGEQGMAQSRAGVHQRFIERINSLEQAPSGLPPRVIVFGISSLPAQALEALAGLARFSQVLLCVHNPCRHHWADIVADKDLLRHQYKRQQRKQGMPLQLDDQSLHQHAHPLLAAWGKQGRDYINLLDSYDDPASYQGVFSDGRIDLFSDGSPATLLNQLQDDILELRPLTETRDLWPAVDPTQDRSIRFHIAHSAQREVEILHDQLLARFSADPTLRPRDVIVMLPAIDTYAPHIRAVFGQLQRNDPRYIPFTLTDQGQRGREPLLIALEHLLKLPDSRFAVSEVLDLLDVPAVRARFGIRESDLPTLHRWIEGAGIRWGLDAEQRASLGLPAGLEQNSWRFGLRRMLLGYAVGVGEACDDIEPYDEIGGLDAALIGPLAALLEALDVACQALSEPATVSQWGERLHALLQVFFLAEGERDEFLLMQLQDLRDNWLAVCETVGLQEPLPLTVVREAWLSGLDQGKLSQRFLAGSVNFCTLMPMRAIPFRVVCLLGMNDGDYPRAQQPLDFDLMASDYRPGDRSRREDDRYLLLEALLSARDQLYVSWVGRSIRDNSERPASVLIGQLRDHLAAGWRLANAQLGQPAEPGEQLLHALTQEHPLQPFSPRYFEKDSPLFSFAHEWQVLHQQGQEDEHDHPGLPPYRNDEALSLPMLGDFLRHPVRHFFSQRLKVYFEALEAPTPDEEPFVLDALQRYGASESLLGAALAEPDNAEQALQAQARRLQACGLLPLAGFGELLQRELIEPLPDLLQRHRQLLQRWPHLVEGALPVHFEHGQQRLEGWLGRVFQAADQSLLSISTVPNTIGAGRNALKWHRLIMPWVNHLAACAAGYPYHSALVASDLTLLLAPLPQAQAAQSLGDLLVARQAAMNAPLPVAAKTAFAWLAQDDSDKALAAATRAYEGDGRTSFGERSESVALARQFHDFAALTADETFEGWCETLYRPLFDAPWQTLGNPEKGA; encoded by the coding sequence ATGCCCAGCACCACTCACCTCCATCCCGGCTTCATGATCGTCCATGGCAACCGCCTCGACGACTTGCGCAGCCTGGTGGTGAGCTGGATGCGTCGCTATCCCCTGGCACCGCTGGAAAACGAAATCGCCCTGGTACAAAGCAATGGCATCGCCCAATGGCTCAAACTGGCCTTGGCTGAAGACCCGTTGGAAGATGACCTTGGCGGCTGCGGCATCGCTGCCGCCATCGATGTGCAATTGCCAGGCAGCTTCATGTGGCAGTTGTACCGGAGCGTGCTGGGGCGCGACGAGATTCCCCAGGTTTCCCTGCTCGACAAGGCACCGCTGACCTGGCGCCTGATGCGCCTGCTACCGGCCTTGATCGAGCGCCCGCACTTCGAGCCGCTGCGGCGCTTCCTTACCGACGACAGCGACCTGCGCAAGCGCTACCAACTCGCCGAGCGCCTGGCCGACCTGTTCGACCAGTACCAGGTCTACCGCGCTGACTGGCTCAAGGACTGGGCTGCCGGTGAGCACTTCCTCAACACCGCCCGTGGCGAGCGCAAACCGCTGCCCCCGGGAAACCGCTGGCAGGCCGAGTTATGGCGTGCATTGCTGGAAGATGTCGGCGAGCAGGGCATGGCGCAGAGCCGTGCCGGCGTCCATCAGCGCTTCATCGAACGCATCAACAGCCTGGAGCAGGCACCGTCGGGGCTACCGCCCCGGGTCATCGTGTTCGGCATTTCTTCGTTACCAGCCCAGGCACTCGAAGCCCTGGCCGGCCTGGCACGCTTCAGTCAGGTCTTGCTGTGCGTGCACAACCCATGTCGCCACCACTGGGCCGATATCGTTGCCGACAAGGACCTGCTGCGCCATCAATACAAACGCCAGCAGCGCAAGCAAGGCATGCCCCTGCAACTGGACGACCAGTCGTTGCATCAGCATGCCCACCCGCTGCTGGCCGCCTGGGGCAAACAGGGCCGCGACTACATCAACCTGCTCGACAGTTACGATGACCCTGCCAGCTACCAGGGCGTGTTCAGCGATGGCCGCATCGACCTGTTCAGCGACGGCTCGCCTGCAACGCTGCTCAACCAGTTGCAGGACGACATCCTCGAACTGCGCCCGCTCACGGAAACCCGAGACTTGTGGCCGGCAGTCGACCCAACGCAGGATCGCTCGATCCGCTTCCACATTGCCCACAGCGCGCAACGTGAAGTGGAGATTCTCCATGATCAGCTACTGGCGCGCTTCAGTGCCGACCCTACCCTGCGCCCTCGTGACGTCATCGTCATGCTGCCTGCCATTGACACCTACGCGCCGCATATTCGCGCTGTATTTGGCCAGTTGCAGCGCAACGACCCACGCTACATCCCGTTCACCCTGACCGACCAGGGCCAGCGCGGCCGCGAGCCGTTGCTGATTGCGCTCGAACACCTGCTCAAGCTGCCGGACAGCCGCTTCGCGGTGAGCGAAGTGCTGGACCTGCTGGACGTGCCGGCAGTCCGCGCCCGTTTCGGTATCCGCGAAAGCGACCTGCCCACGCTGCACCGCTGGATCGAGGGCGCCGGTATCCGCTGGGGCCTCGATGCCGAGCAGCGGGCCAGCCTCGGGTTACCTGCCGGACTGGAACAGAACAGTTGGCGGTTCGGCTTGCGGCGCATGTTGCTGGGTTACGCAGTAGGCGTGGGAGAGGCCTGCGACGACATCGAACCCTACGATGAAATCGGCGGCCTGGATGCGGCACTGATCGGCCCGCTGGCCGCCTTGCTGGAAGCCCTCGACGTGGCTTGCCAGGCTTTGTCCGAACCTGCCACGGTCAGCCAGTGGGGCGAGCGCCTGCATGCCTTGTTGCAGGTATTCTTCCTGGCCGAGGGCGAGCGTGACGAGTTTCTGCTGATGCAATTGCAGGATCTACGCGACAACTGGCTTGCAGTCTGCGAGACCGTTGGCCTGCAAGAGCCGCTGCCATTGACTGTGGTGCGCGAAGCCTGGTTGTCCGGCCTTGACCAAGGCAAGTTGTCCCAGCGTTTCCTCGCCGGCTCCGTAAACTTCTGCACCTTGATGCCGATGCGCGCCATCCCGTTCCGGGTGGTGTGCCTGCTGGGCATGAACGATGGCGACTACCCGCGTGCCCAGCAACCGCTGGACTTCGACCTTATGGCCAGCGACTACCGCCCGGGTGACCGCTCGCGACGCGAGGATGACCGTTACCTGCTGCTGGAGGCGCTGCTCTCGGCACGCGACCAGCTCTATGTCAGTTGGGTCGGACGTAGCATCCGTGACAACAGCGAGCGCCCGGCCTCGGTACTGATCGGCCAGCTACGCGACCACCTCGCGGCCGGCTGGCGTCTGGCCAATGCACAGCTGGGGCAGCCAGCTGAGCCAGGCGAGCAGCTGCTGCATGCCCTGACCCAGGAGCACCCGTTGCAACCGTTCAGCCCGCGCTACTTCGAAAAAGACAGCCCGCTGTTCAGCTTTGCCCATGAATGGCAGGTGCTGCACCAGCAGGGGCAGGAAGACGAGCACGACCACCCCGGGCTGCCGCCCTATCGGAACGATGAAGCACTGAGCCTGCCCATGCTGGGTGACTTCCTGCGCCACCCGGTGCGGCATTTCTTCAGTCAGCGCCTGAAGGTGTACTTCGAAGCGCTGGAGGCACCGACCCCGGACGAAGAGCCCTTCGTTCTCGATGCCCTGCAACGCTACGGTGCAAGCGAAAGCCTGCTCGGTGCAGCGCTGGCCGAGCCGGACAATGCCGAACAGGCCCTGCAGGCGCAGGCCCGGCGCCTGCAGGCCTGTGGTCTGTTGCCACTGGCGGGCTTCGGCGAGTTGCTGCAGCGCGAGCTGATCGAGCCGCTGCCAGACCTGCTGCAACGCCACCGCCAGTTGTTGCAGCGTTGGCCGCACCTGGTCGAGGGCGCGTTACCGGTGCATTTCGAGCATGGCCAGCAGCGCCTCGAAGGCTGGCTGGGCCGGGTGTTCCAGGCAGCTGACCAGAGCCTGCTGAGCATCTCGACCGTGCCCAACACCATCGGTGCGGGGCGCAATGCCCTCAAGTGGCACCGCCTGATCATGCCCTGGGTCAACCACCTGGCCGCCTGCGCGGCGGGCTATCCCTATCACAGCGCACTGGTGGCCAGTGACCTGACCCTGCTACTTGCGCCATTGCCGCAGGCGCAGGCGGCGCAGTCGCTGGGCGACTTGCTGGTGGCCCGCCAGGCGGCGATGAACGCACCATTGCCAGTCGCGGCCAAGACCGCATTCGCCTGGCTGGCCCAGGACGACAGCGACAAAGCCCTGGCCGCCGCAACCCGCGCCTACGAAGGCGACGGGCGCACCAGCTTCGGCGAGCGCAGTGAAAGCGTGGCCCTGGCCCGGCAGTTCCACGACTTTGCCGCGCTCACCGCTGACGAAACCTTCGAAGGCTGGTGCGAAACGTTGTACCGCCCGTTGTTCGACGCCCCTTGGCAGACCCTGGGCAACCCGGAGAAAGGCGCATGA
- a CDS encoding YfiR family protein, whose product MKLAARRVTSCVLSLLLAALFLAAGPARADTATTVAQAQQRAKAVTQVVLGIFSYARWPVEPSPLRLCLVGPTEYADDLIKGHVQESGQPLQVRRLLATDSQLAQACDALYIGKLDQGQRDRLFERVIGHPVLSISEADDSCTVGSLFCLRVSDRQVAFEVNLDSVARSGVRIHPSVLQLSQRRAVQP is encoded by the coding sequence ATGAAGCTGGCCGCAAGGCGAGTGACAAGCTGTGTGCTTTCGCTATTGCTGGCCGCCCTGTTCCTTGCAGCAGGTCCTGCCCGGGCGGACACCGCAACAACCGTCGCCCAGGCGCAGCAACGCGCCAAGGCCGTCACCCAGGTAGTGCTCGGCATCTTCAGCTATGCCCGCTGGCCCGTCGAACCTTCGCCCTTGCGGCTGTGCCTGGTCGGCCCGACCGAGTACGCCGATGACCTGATCAAAGGCCACGTGCAGGAGTCCGGCCAGCCGCTGCAGGTGCGGCGCCTGCTGGCGACGGATAGCCAGCTTGCGCAGGCCTGCGATGCCCTGTATATCGGCAAGCTCGACCAGGGCCAGCGTGACCGGCTGTTCGAGCGCGTCATTGGCCACCCGGTACTGAGCATCAGCGAAGCGGACGACTCCTGCACGGTCGGCAGCCTGTTCTGCTTGCGGGTCAGCGACCGACAGGTCGCTTTCGAGGTCAACCTCGACTCGGTGGCACGCTCCGGTGTGCGCATTCACCCCAGCGTGCTGCAGTTGTCGCAGCGCCGGGCGGTGCAGCCATGA
- the recB gene encoding exodeoxyribonuclease V subunit beta, whose product MTQDRPLALSFPLHGSQLIEASAGTGKTFTISALYLRLILGHGGEQGFDRELLPPQILVVTFTDAATKELRERIRARLAEAARFFRGELQVADPLLHQLRDDYPEEAWPRCAGRLEIAVQWMDEAAVSTIHGWCQRMLREHAFDSGSLFTQTLETDHSDLLAQVVRDYWRRFCYGMQGDALAWVRNHWGSPDALLPRIRPLFGRVRTQHEGLEPAALIEASLQQRGEQLARLKTPWAQWAEELRQICHAAVAAKQVDGRKMRAQYFDSWCDKLCAWAADEQLVELELGSGFNRLTPAGMLDAWKSGQPPTHPALDAMQALQQQLQALDSPEAPLLEHAASWVAARFEVEKRRRAEMGFDDMLMRLQQALASEAGERLAGLIREQFPVALIDEFQDTDPVQYGIFERIYQISENRSQTGLFMIGDPKQAIYAFRGADIYTYLAARRATSGRLHSLDTNYRSSKAMVAAVNHLFQQAEARETGRGAFLFREADDNPLPFIEVRAKGRGEQFLIDGEPCAALQCWQLESEEPVSGSAYRQQLAASCASHIVALLNGGQQGSTGFRNAEGELRPCLPSDIAILVRDGHEAQMVRAELAAREVRSVYLSDKDSVFAAQEAHDLLAWLKACAEPDSERLLKAALASLTLNLSLAALDRLNQDERVWEDWVMRFRRYRDTWQRQGVLPMLRHLLHDFQLPRTLIRRSDGERVLTNLLHLAELLQQAAGELDGEQALIRHLAEHLASSGQAGEEQILRLESDEQLVKVVTIHKSKGLEYPLVYLPFICTSKPVDGSRLPLAWHDSLGNAHLTLTPDPEQIERADDERLAEDLRLLYVALTRAQHACWLGVADLKRGNQKSSQLHRSAFGYLLGGGLALTGSEQLGNWLQALAATSPHISCPGMPQADQQLYRMPHAARELLPARKPRRAAAEHWWIASYSALRIGEQALGADSSQAQQLFDDERADAQMLREVPADSGDIHRFPRGPNPGTFLHGLLEWAGREGFSQVSGNPQLIKETVGQRCNRRDWTGWITTLSQWLERLLGEALPLAGKGLSVTLGLLRNYQVEMEFWFASRQVDAEQLDRLVARHTHPGLARPAAQPTLLNGMFKGFIDLAFELDGRYYVADYKSNWLGPDIQAYDGLAMEKAILEPRYDLQYVLYVLALHRQLRARLPDYDYDRHVGGAVFIFLRGASSSGHGVYHTRPPRELIESLDALFRGERPPMQQDLFSGAVI is encoded by the coding sequence ATGACCCAGGACCGTCCCCTGGCACTGAGTTTCCCCTTGCATGGCAGCCAACTGATCGAGGCCAGCGCCGGCACGGGCAAGACCTTCACCATTTCGGCGCTGTACCTGCGCCTGATCCTCGGCCACGGCGGCGAGCAGGGCTTCGATCGCGAGCTGCTGCCCCCGCAGATCCTGGTGGTGACCTTCACCGACGCCGCGACCAAAGAGCTACGCGAGCGCATCCGCGCCCGCCTGGCCGAAGCTGCGCGGTTCTTCCGCGGTGAACTGCAAGTCGCTGATCCGCTGTTGCACCAGCTGCGCGATGACTACCCGGAAGAGGCCTGGCCGCGCTGTGCCGGCCGCCTGGAAATCGCCGTGCAGTGGATGGACGAGGCTGCCGTGTCGACCATTCACGGTTGGTGTCAGCGCATGCTCCGCGAGCACGCCTTCGACAGCGGCAGCCTGTTCACCCAGACCCTGGAAACCGACCACAGTGACTTGTTGGCGCAAGTGGTGCGCGATTACTGGCGGCGCTTCTGCTATGGCATGCAAGGCGATGCGCTGGCCTGGGTGCGCAACCACTGGGGTAGCCCTGACGCCTTGTTGCCGCGCATCCGCCCGCTGTTCGGCCGGGTGCGCACCCAGCACGAAGGGCTGGAACCGGCGGCGCTGATCGAGGCGTCGCTGCAGCAGCGTGGCGAGCAGTTGGCCCGGCTCAAGACACCGTGGGCGCAATGGGCCGAGGAGCTGCGGCAGATCTGCCATGCTGCGGTGGCCGCCAAGCAGGTCGACGGCCGCAAGATGCGTGCGCAGTATTTTGATTCCTGGTGCGACAAGCTCTGCGCCTGGGCTGCTGACGAACAGCTGGTCGAGCTGGAGCTGGGCAGCGGCTTCAACCGCCTGACGCCGGCGGGCATGCTTGACGCATGGAAGTCCGGTCAGCCACCCACCCACCCGGCCCTCGATGCCATGCAGGCCCTGCAGCAACAGTTGCAAGCCCTGGACAGCCCGGAGGCGCCCTTGCTTGAGCATGCGGCCAGCTGGGTAGCGGCACGCTTCGAAGTCGAAAAGCGTCGGCGTGCGGAAATGGGCTTCGACGACATGCTCATGCGCCTGCAGCAGGCCTTGGCCAGCGAGGCCGGCGAGCGCCTGGCCGGGCTGATCCGCGAACAGTTCCCGGTCGCCCTGATCGACGAATTCCAGGACACCGACCCGGTCCAGTACGGCATCTTCGAGCGCATCTACCAGATCAGCGAAAACCGCAGCCAAACCGGCCTGTTCATGATCGGCGACCCCAAGCAGGCGATCTACGCCTTCCGTGGCGCCGACATTTACACCTACCTGGCCGCGCGCCGTGCTACCAGCGGTCGCCTGCACAGCCTGGATACCAACTACCGCTCCAGCAAGGCCATGGTCGCAGCGGTGAATCACTTGTTCCAGCAGGCCGAGGCGCGTGAAACGGGGCGCGGTGCGTTCCTGTTCCGCGAGGCTGATGACAATCCGCTGCCGTTTATCGAGGTGCGTGCCAAAGGCCGGGGCGAGCAATTCCTGATCGACGGTGAACCCTGTGCCGCTCTGCAATGCTGGCAGCTGGAAAGCGAGGAGCCGGTCTCCGGCAGCGCCTACCGCCAGCAACTCGCCGCCAGTTGCGCCAGTCATATCGTCGCCTTGCTCAATGGCGGCCAGCAGGGCAGCACAGGTTTCCGCAATGCCGAGGGCGAATTGCGCCCCTGCCTGCCTTCCGACATCGCCATCCTGGTCCGTGATGGACACGAGGCGCAAATGGTCCGTGCCGAGCTGGCCGCGCGCGAGGTGCGCAGCGTCTACCTGTCCGACAAGGACTCGGTGTTCGCCGCCCAGGAAGCGCACGACCTGCTGGCCTGGCTGAAGGCCTGCGCCGAGCCCGATTCAGAACGCCTGCTCAAGGCGGCCCTGGCCAGCCTGACCCTCAATCTGTCGCTGGCGGCGCTGGACCGGCTGAACCAGGACGAGCGTGTCTGGGAAGACTGGGTCATGCGCTTTCGCCGTTACCGCGATACCTGGCAGCGCCAGGGCGTGCTGCCAATGTTGCGGCACCTGCTGCATGACTTCCAGCTACCGCGCACGCTGATCCGCCGCAGTGATGGCGAGCGGGTGCTGACCAACCTGCTGCACCTGGCCGAGCTGCTGCAGCAGGCCGCTGGCGAACTGGACGGCGAACAGGCGCTGATTCGGCATCTGGCCGAGCACCTGGCCAGTTCCGGCCAAGCCGGCGAGGAGCAGATCCTGCGCCTGGAGAGCGACGAGCAACTGGTCAAGGTGGTGACCATTCACAAGTCCAAGGGCCTGGAATACCCCTTGGTCTACCTGCCGTTCATCTGCACCAGCAAACCGGTCGACGGCAGCCGTCTGCCGCTGGCCTGGCATGACAGCCTGGGTAACGCCCATCTCACCCTCACGCCGGACCCGGAGCAGATCGAGCGCGCCGATGACGAACGCCTGGCCGAGGACCTGCGCCTGCTCTATGTGGCCCTGACCCGTGCCCAGCATGCCTGCTGGCTGGGCGTTGCCGACCTCAAGCGCGGCAACCAGAAGAGCTCGCAGTTGCACCGTTCGGCGTTCGGCTACCTGCTGGGTGGCGGCCTCGCCTTGACGGGCTCGGAACAACTGGGGAACTGGTTGCAGGCCCTGGCGGCAACCAGCCCGCACATCAGCTGCCCCGGCATGCCGCAGGCGGACCAGCAGCTGTATCGCATGCCACATGCCGCGCGGGAGCTGCTGCCGGCCCGCAAGCCGCGCCGTGCGGCGGCTGAGCACTGGTGGATCGCCTCGTACAGCGCGCTGCGCATTGGCGAGCAGGCACTCGGCGCCGACAGTTCGCAGGCGCAGCAGTTGTTCGACGACGAAAGGGCCGATGCGCAGATGTTGCGCGAGGTCCCGGCCGACAGTGGCGATATCCACCGCTTCCCGCGTGGGCCCAACCCCGGTACCTTCCTCCACGGCTTGCTGGAGTGGGCGGGCCGTGAGGGCTTCAGCCAGGTAAGTGGCAACCCGCAACTGATCAAGGAAACCGTCGGTCAGCGCTGCAACCGGCGTGACTGGACCGGCTGGATCACCACCCTCAGCCAATGGCTGGAACGCCTGCTGGGCGAGGCGCTGCCGTTGGCAGGCAAAGGCCTGAGCGTGACCCTTGGGCTGTTGCGCAACTATCAGGTGGAGATGGAGTTCTGGTTCGCCAGCCGTCAGGTCGATGCCGAACAGCTCGACCGTCTGGTGGCTCGTCATACCCACCCCGGCCTGGCGCGCCCGGCGGCGCAACCCACCTTGCTCAACGGCATGTTCAAAGGGTTCATCGACCTGGCGTTCGAGCTGGACGGGCGCTATTACGTGGCCGATTACAAGTCCAACTGGCTGGGCCCGGACATCCAGGCCTACGATGGCCTGGCCATGGAAAAGGCCATTCTCGAACCCCGCTACGACCTGCAGTACGTGTTGTACGTGCTGGCTTTGCATCGCCAGCTGCGCGCGCGTCTGCCCGATTACGACTACGACCGCCATGTCGGCGGTGCCGTGTTCATCTTCCTGCGCGGTGCCAGCAGCAGCGGCCACGGCGTGTATCACACCAGGCCGCCGCGTGAGCTGATCGAAAGCCTCGATGCGCTGTTCCGCGGCGAGCGCCCGCCCATGCAGCAGGACCTGTTTTCCGGAGCCGTGATATGA